The following are encoded together in the Daucus carota subsp. sativus chromosome 5, DH1 v3.0, whole genome shotgun sequence genome:
- the LOC108219753 gene encoding terpene synthase 6, chloroplastic, whose translation MSVFHPNSYILSRHKPLVPSCSASLESGFKRSARVNSDVLVIEESKERIRRLFRKVELSVSAYDTAWVAMVPSPHYSHAPCFSGCVDWILENQLKDGSWGLPQQSVRLLKDDLSSTLACVLALKRWDVGEEHINKGLRFLKSNFASVTDNNQSSPIGFDIIFPGMLEYANDLGLKLPVEQTLLNTVLNKKAQEIKRCSERNSPESEAYLAYLSEGMGNLQNWDMVIKYQRKNGSLFNSPSTTAAYLNHIQNTGCLNYLSHLLEKFGNAVPTVYPIDIYAHLCMVDTLERLGIDRHFKQEIRSVLDEAYSCWLQDDEEIFMDVDTCALAFRILRMNGYNVLSDKLTRIAKEECYLNSLGENLKDTNEALQLYRASEAIIYSNESALEKQNSWSNRFLEHKLSNGSVHLDRCARIIFQEVHDALKFPFHSNLERMVNRRNIEQYEADSIKILKTSYSSPNISNAEYVRLAVEDFNVCQSIQQKELKLLESWVIESSLDKLKFARQKTAYCYFSAAATLFSPELSDARMAWAKNGILTTVVDDFFDVGGSIEELLNLIQLVEKWDVNEETECCSEHVRIIFSALHHTICEIGESAFKRQAWHVTTHIIEIWLELLNSMLKEAEWTRDSYVPKLDEYMSNGFISFALGPIVLPTVYLIGPELSENVVQNGELRSLFKLMSTCGRLLNDIQSFKRESKEGKLNAVSLYMIHTDATTEEDAINEIKCAIEINRRELLQLVLQEKDSVVPRACKDLFWKMCRVVHQFYIKDDGFTSEDMFGAVKDILYKPITRV comes from the exons CCTCACTGGAGTCTGGATTTAAACGTTCTGCAAGAGTTAACTCTGATGTCTTA GTCATTGAAGAGAGCAAAGAACGAATTAGGAGGCTTTTTAGAAAGGTCGAATTATCAGTTTCAGCTTATGACACGGCTTGGGTAGCAATGGTTCCTTCTCCTCATTATTCCCACGCCCCTTGTTTCTCGGGTTGTGTGGATTGGATATTGGAAAATCAACTTAAGGATGGCTCCTGGGGTCTTCCTCAGCAGAGTGTCCGATTGCTCAAAGATGATTTGTCATCCACATTGGCATGCGTTCTTGCACTAAAGCGATGGGATGTTGGCGAAGAACATATCAACAAAG GTTTGCGTTTTCTCAAGTCAAATTTTGCATCTGTGACTGACAACAATCAGAGTTCACCAATCGGTTTTGACATCATTTTTCCTGGAATGCTGGAGTATGCTAATGATTTAGGCTTAAAGCTTCCTGTAGAACAAACATTATTAAACACAGTGTTGAATAAGAAGGCCCAGGAAATCAAAAG ATGCTCTGAGAGAAATTCACCAGAGAGTGAAGCCTATTTGGCATATCTTTCAGAAGGAATGGGAAATTTACAGAACTGGGACATGGTTATCAAATATCAGAGGAAGAACGGGTCACTGTTTAATTCACCTTCGACAACAGCTGCTTATTTGAATCACATTCAAAATACTGGTTGTCTTAATTACCTTTCCCATCTTTTGGAGAAGTTCGGGAATGCAG TTCCAACAGTTTATCCTATAGATATATATGCTCATCTCTGCATGGTTGACACTCTTGAAAGGTTGGGAATTGATCGACATTTTAAGCAGGAAATCAGAAGTGTGTTGGACGAAGCATACAG TTGCTGGCTGCAGGATGATGAAGAGATATTCATGGATGTTGACACTTGTGCCTTAGCATTTCGAATATTACGAATGAATGGATATAATGTCTTGTCAG ATAAATTAACTCGGATTGCTAAAGAAGAGTGCTACCTCAATTCTCTTGGTGAGAACTTAAAGGACACAAATGAAGCCCTCCAGTTGTATAGAGCATCAGAGGCAATTATATATTCAAATGAATCAGCTTTGGAGAAACAAAATTCATGGTCTAATCGTTTCCTGGAACATAAATTGTCTAATGGATCTGTTCATTTAGATAGATGTGCTCGAATAATCTTTCAAGAG GTGCATGATGCATTGAAGTTTCCTTTCCATTCAAATCTTGAACGAATGGTCAACAGAAGAAATATCGAGCAGTATGAAGCAGATAgtataaaaattctaaaaactTCTTACAG TTCACCAAATATCAGCAATGCCGAATATGTAAGGCTTGCAGTGGAAGACTTCAATGTTTGTCAGTCTATACAACAGAAAGAACTCAAACTACTTGAGAG TTGGGTAATAGAAAGTAGCTTGGACAAGCTAAAGTTTGCCCGCCAAAAGACAGCATACTGTTACTTTTCTGCTGCGGCTACCCTTTTTTCTCCTGAACTAAGTGATGCACGCATGGCATGGGCAAAAAATGGCATCCTTACTACTGTGGTTGATGACTTCTTCGACGTTGGAGGTTCCATAGAGGAACTCTTGAACCTAATTCAGTTGGTTGAAAA atGGGACGTTAATGAAGAAACTGAATGCTGCTCTGAGCATGTTCGTATCATATTTTCAGCTCTTCACCATACTATCTGTGAGATCGGGGAAAGTGCATTTAAACGGCAAGCGTGGCATGTGACGACTCACATCATTGAAATT TGGCTGGAATTGCTTAATTCCATGTTAAAGGAAGCTGAATGGACCAGAGACAGTTATGTGCCGAAGTTAGATGAATATATGTCAAATGGTTTCATATCATTTGCCTTGGGACCGATTGTTCTCCCAACTGTCTACCTAATTGGCCCTGAGCTATCAGAGAACGTTGTTCAAAATGGGGAACTCCGTAGCCTTTTCAAGCTAATGAGCACTTGTGGGCGTCTTCTCAATGATATCCAGAGCTTTAAG AGAGAATCGAAGGAAGGTAAACTGAATGCAGTTTCCTTGTACATGATTCACACCGATGCTACTACTGAAGAAGATGCTATTAATGAGATAAAGTGTGCAATTGAAATAAATAGGAGAGAATTACTGCAATTAGTTTTGCAAGAAAAAGACAGCGTGGTTCCCAGAGCTTGCAAAGACTTGTTCTGGAAAATGTGCAGAGTGGTTCACCAGTTCTACATAAAGGATGATGGATTTACCTCAGAGGACATGTTTGGGGCTGTGAAGGACATTCTATACAAACCTATTACCCGAGTATAG
- the LOC108223638 gene encoding inosine-5'-monophosphate dehydrogenase 2 has protein sequence MAAATQFEDGFPATKLFNQGFSYTYDDVIFLPHYIDFPTDSVQLATKLTRNLNLSIPCVASPMDTVTEASMAVSMASLGGIGIVHSNNSAVEQASVVEFAKAHRIPFVNDCVFVSPNDHIQSVEEFCESPCVFVTETGNRSSKVLGVVNKFDWEKCGDRRNARVSDYMVESVVNVPSTYNFDDVAGYLAAKNLDYVPLVRNGEVFDIVSVGDVERVRGFPKTGALPSLGKNGEFLVGASIGTRESDKERLEHLVKAGADVIVLDSSQGNSIYQIEMIKYVKRTYPELDLIGGNVVTMAQAQNLIQAGVDALRVGMGSGSICTTQEVCAVGRGQATAVYKVASIAEQSGIPVIADGGISNSGHIVKALTLGASTVMMGSFLAGSREAPGTYEYKNGHRVKKYRGMGSLEAMTKGSDARYLGDTNKLKIAQGVVGAVADKGSVSRFIPYTMHAVKQGFQDLGASSLESAHKLLRSGVLRLEVRTGAAQTEGGIHGLVSYEKKSF, from the exons ATGGCCGCCGCTACTCAATTCGAAGATGGCTTCCCCGCTACAAAGCTTTTCAACCAAGGCTTCTCTTACACTTACGATGACGTCATCTTCCTCCCTCACTACATCGATTTCCCCACCGACTCCGTCCAACTCGCCACCAAACTCACTCGTAACCTCAATCTCTCCATTCCCTGTGTTGCCTCGCCTATGGACACGGTTACCGAGGCTTCCATGGCGGTGTCCATGGCGTCTCTAGGCGGTATTGGCATTGTTCACTCCAATAACTCCGCAGTTGAGCAAGCGAGCGTGGTTGAGTTCGCCAAAGCGCATCGTATTCCATTTGTTAATGACTGTGTCTTTGTGTCCCCGAATGATCATATTCAGTCTGTGGAGGAGTTTTGTGAGTCTCCGTGTGTTTTCGTTACGGAGACTGGGAATCGAAGCTCCAAGGTTTTAGGTGTGGTCAATAAGTTTGATTGGGAGAAATGTGGGGATAGGAGGAATGCCAGGGTTTCGGATTATATGGTTGAGTCGGTTGTCAATGTTCCGTCGacttataattttgatgatgtgGCAGGGTATTTGGCAGCCAAGAATTTGGATTATGTGCCTTTGGTTAGGAATGGGGAGGTTTTTGATATTGTTAGTGTTGGTGATGTGGAGAGGGTTAGGGGGTTTCCGAAGACGGGAGCATTACCTTCGTTGGGGAAGAATGGGGAGTTTTTGGTTGGGGCGTCGATTGGGACCAGGGAATCGGATAAGGAGAGGTTGGAGCATTTGGTCAAGGCTGGGGCTGATGTTATTGTGTTGGATAGTTCTCAAGGGAATTCCATTTATCAGATTGAGATGATTAAGTATGTGAAGAGGACTTATCCCGAGTTGGATTTGATTGGCGGGAATGTGGTGACGATGGCACAGGCACAGAATTTGATTCAGGCTGGAGTTGATGCCCTACGAGTTGGGATGGGTTCCGGTTCTATTTGTACTACCCAGGAAGTTTGTGCTGTTGGGCGTGGTCAG GCAACTGCTGTTTACAAGGTTGCCTCTATTGCTGAGCAAAGTGGTATACCTGTTATTGCCGACGGTGGAATTTCAAATTCTGGGCACATTGTCAAAGCTTTGACATTAGGGGCATCAACTGTGATGATGGGTAGCTTCTTGGCTGGAAGCCGTGAAGCTCCAGGAACTTATGAATATAAG AATGGTCATCGTGTCAAGAAATATCGAGGCATGGGGTCATTAGAAGCAATGACTAAAGGAAGTGATGCTCGATACTTGGGTGACACAAATAAATTGAAGATTGCGCAGGGGGTTGTTGGAGCAGTCGCAGACAAAGGTTCCGTCTCCAGATTTATTCCATACACGATGCATGCAGTGAAGCAGGGTTTTCAGGATCTTGGTGCTAGTTCTCTTGAATCTGCTCATAAACTTCTAAGATCAGGGGTTTTAAGGCTAGAG GTTCGAACAGGAGCTGCACAAACTGAAGGAGGAATTCATGGCTTGGTTTCATATGAAAAGAAGTCTTTCTGA
- the LOC108221277 gene encoding uncharacterized protein LOC108221277: MIKQLKNVMRKKCTWRRSRFELQDRDESVSETRMENSINDNIMRSNLIYNLSRDDEFSPLHDSEIETDYEDIDDDGDSDSTNTDNDEEEEEYVPTAPWFIEKTTCNKFANSSGASSNLNPLTDDLFVGQCFVDKQTAINAIQTSHIRNSRNYRVSKSDTTRYEAKCVVDECQWKIRVIKRKITESPYLKVHNIMNQITSMYQYHVSYKKAWIGKQKAISDVYGDWTTSYSKLSRFFSALMHYNPGTVTLIEADVLNHNTSVCKRVGWAFKPMIDGWQHARPVISIDGTFLKGRYNEKLLIAMGFDSNNQQYPLAYALVNEETTINWSWFLYHLRIYVCQNRKGTCIISDHHAGIIEAMKMEQSGFTGDMGLHRFCFLHVRSNFSSYFPGFHLKMLCWLAGNTSQLRKFEAAMNKIKELNPDAEKWLRNIPLEMWTMSQDGGYRYGQATTNMIESFNGLLRSARFLPVTSMIKVLFGVAVADSNSSFLLKSR, from the exons atgattaaACAGTTGAAGAATGTAATGAGAAAGAAATGCACCTGGAGAAGATCAAGATTTGAGTTGCAAGACAGGGATGAGAGTGTGAGTGAAACGCGG ATGGAGAATTCTATCAATGATAATATAATGAGATCGAATCTTATCTATAATTTGAGTAGAGACGATGAATTTAGTCCTTTACATGATTCAGAAATTGAAACAGATTATGAGGATATTGACGATGATGGTGATTCTGATTCGACAAATACTGATaatgatgaagaagaggaagaataTGTGCCTACTGCACCATGGTTTATAGAAAAAACCACTTGTAACAAGTTTGCTAATAGTTCAGGTGCTTCTTCTAACTTAAACCCTCTTACTGATGACTTGTTTGTTGGTCAATGTTTTGTAGATAAGCAAACTGCTATAAATGCAATACAAACGAGTCATATAAGAAATTCTAGAAACTATCGTGTTTCTAAGAGCGATACAACACGATATGAGGCGAAATGTGTCGTCGACGAATGTCAATGGAAAATTCGCGTTATAAAACGAAAG atcaCGGAGAGTCCATACTTAAAAGTGCATAATATCATGAATCAAATCACATCTATGTACCAATATCATGTTAGTTACAAGAAGGCATGGATTGGCAAGCAAAAGGCAATATCAGATGTGTATGGAGATTGGACAACTTCTTATTCTAAACTTTCTAGATTTTTTAGTGCTTTGATGCATTATAATCCAGGTACGGTTACATTAATTGAAGCTGATGTTCTAAATCATAACACATCAGTGTGTAAGCGTGTCGGGTGGGCATTTAAACCCATGATAGATGGGTGGCAACATGCTCGACCAGTTATAAGCATTGATGGTACATTTTTAAAAGGAAGATACAATGAAAAGTTGTTGATTGCTATGGGATTTGATTCAAATAATCAACAATACCCACTTGCTTATGCTCTAGTTAATGAAGAAACGACAATCAACTGGTCTTGGTTCTTATACCACCTTCGAATATATGTGTGTCAAAACAGAAAAGGTACATGCATAATTTCAGATCATCATGCTGGAATTATTGAAGCAATGAAAATGGAACAAAGTGGATTCACCGGTGATATGGGTTTACACAGATTTTGTTTTTTACATGTTCGTAGCAATTTTAGTTCATATTTTCCTGGTTTTCATTTGAAGATGCTATGTTGGTTGGCTGGAAACACTTCTCAATTGAGGAAATTTGAAGCAGCTATGAACAAGATAAAAGAGCTTAATCCTGATGCTGAGAAATGGTTACGAAATATTCCATTAGAGATGTGGACTATGTCTCAAGATGGAGGATATCGCTATGGTCAGGCGACTACAAATATGATTGAAAGTTTCAACGGACTCTTAAGATCAGCTCGTTTTCTTCCGGTCACGTCAATGAttaaggtactgtttggggttgctgttgcagacagcaacagcagctttttgctgaaaagcaggtga
- the LOC108223874 gene encoding 2-dehydro-3-deoxyphosphooctonate aldolase 1: protein MDSASELYNHLKSVEPFFVLAGPNVIESEEHIFRMAEHIKAITSKLGLPLIFKSSFDKANRTSSKSFRGPGLAEGLKILEKVKLAYDLPIVTDVHEASQCDAVGQVADIIQIPAFLCRQTDLLVAAAQTGKIINIKKGQFCAPSVMTNSAEKVRLAGNQNVMVCERGTMFGYSDLIVDPRNLEWMREANCPIVADITHSLQQPAGKKLEGGGVASGGLRELIPCIARTAVAVGVDGIFMEVHDDPLSAPVDGPTQWPLRHLEELLEELVAIARVTKGKQQFKIDLTPFRD, encoded by the exons ATGGATTCAGCATCAGAATTATATAACCACCTCAAG TCGGTGGAGCCGTTTTTCGTATTAGCGGGTCCTAATGTGATTGAGTCGGAGGAGCATATATTTCGTATGGCCGAGCACATCAAGGCTATCACTTCAAA GCTTGGGCTGCCACTGATCTTTAAATCCAGTTTTGACAAAGCTAATAGAACATCATCTAAGTCTTTTCGTGGTCCTGGCTTAGCCGAAGGCTTGAAG ATTTTGGAAAAGGTGAAACTAGCATATGACCTCCCTATAGTGACTGATGTACATGAAGCTAGCCAG TGTGATGCAGTTGGCCAAGTTGCCGATATTATTCAGATTCCAGCATTCCTTTGCAGACAG ACAGATCTCTTAGTTGCAGCTGCGCAAACCGGAAAGATTATCAACATTAAGAAAGGCCAATTTTGTGCACCTTCT GTTATGACAAATTCTGCTGAAAAAGTTAGGCTGGCTGGAAATCAAAATGTCATGGTTTGTGAGCGAGGAACTATGTTTGGCTATA GTGATCTGATTGTTGATCCACGGAACTTGGAATGGATGCGGGAAGCTAATTGTCCAATC GTAGCTGATATTACACATTCATTACAACAACCTGCTGGGAAAAAG CTAGAAGGTGGGGGTGTTGCAAGCGGGGGGCTTCGTGAGCTAATACCTTGCATAGCGAGGACAGCAGTTGCTGTTGGAGTGGATGGAATTTTTATGGAG GTTCATGATGATCCCCTAAGTGCTCCCGTAGATGGTCCTACACAGTGG CCTCTGCGGCATTTGGAGGAATTGCTAGAGGAGCTTGTGGCAATTGCA AGGGTTACGAAAGGAAAACAACAGTTCAAGATTGATCTCACTCCGTTCCGTGATTAG
- the LOC108223873 gene encoding EP1-like glycoprotein 2 translates to MSINSVLTLLFCYTFLLANSNLVSAQPFDYPSANLSTSWTNTPSAPHSVQFTDGSLIRATLLRGSFGPKFACGFYCNGKCDSYLFAVFIVQTNSGSGIVQPSIGFPQVVWSANRNHPVKINATLQLTSDGDLVLRDADGSVAWSTNTAGKSVAGLNLTESGNLVLFNQRKAVVWQSFDHPTDALVPGQKLVAGQKLTASVSRTNWTDAGFYSLLVNSRGLFAYIQSNPPQAYYEKIVSGSDTSRTASYIKLLNGSLALYIHSSEPGEPSETIPIPQALSAQYMKLESDGHLRVYEWQSGWKQVADLLTGFYGECAYPLVCGKYSICSNGQCSCPGSSSSGARYFRQSVEKHPDQGCTEITPLRCSGSKKQRLLEVPDVTYFTFNSSIGNTNVERCKQACLGDCSCKAAVFRYGSDPSNGECFLPKEVFSIMDNDKEKTHYNSTAFLKVQNRR, encoded by the coding sequence ATGAGCATCAACTCTGTTCTCACATTGCTCTTCTGCTATACATTTCTCCTTGCTAATTCGAATTTAGTTAGTGCACAACCATTCGATTATCCATCAGCAAACCTTTCCACTTCCTGGACTAACACTCCTTCCGCTCCACATTCGGTCCAATTCACTGACGGATCTCTGATAAGAGCTACTCTTCTACGAGGATCATTCGGCCCCAAATTCGCATGTGGCTTCTACTGTAACGGAAAATGTGACTCTTACCTTTTCGCCGTCTTCATTGTTCAGACAAACAGCGGATCAGGGATTGTTCAGCCCAGTATTGGATTTCCACAGGTTGTTTGGTCAGCCAACAGGAACCATCCTGTCAAGATTAATGCAACTCTGCAGCTGACTTCAGATGGTGATTTGGTTTTACGAGACGCTGATGGTTCTGTAGCTTGGTCTACTAATACTGCTGGAAAATCTGTTGCTGGCTTGAACTTAACTGAAAGCGGAAACCTGGTACTTTTCAATCAACGCAAGGCCGTGGTCTGGCAATCATTTGATCATCCTACTGACGCGTTGGTTCCAGGGCAGAAACTCGTGGCAGGGCAGAAACTGACAGCCAGCGTTTCCAGAACTAATTGGACTGACGCGGGTTTTTACTCACTACTTGTCAACAGTAGAGGTTTATTTGCGTACATACAATCCAATCCTCCCCAGGCCTATTATGAAAAAATTGTTTCGGGCTCTGACACGAGCAGAACAGCAAGTTACATCAAACTCCTAAATGGAAGCCTAGCGTTGTACATCCATTCATCGGAGCCAGGTGAGCCGAGTGAAACAATTCCCATTCCTCAGGCCTTGTCAGCACAATACATGAAATTAGAGTCCGACGGGCATTTAAGAGTATACGAATGGCAATCAGGGTGGAAACAAGTGGCCGATCTTCTGACAGGATTTTACGGTGAATGTGCCTACCCTCTTGTTTGTGGAAAATACAGTATCTGCTCCAATGGGCAATGTAGTTGTCCTGGATCAAGCAGCAGCGGAGCCAGGTACTTTCGACAATCCGTGGAAAAGCATCCTGATCAAGGTTGTACAGAAATAACTCCTCTCAGGTGTTCAGGTTCCAAGAAACAGAGACTTTTAGAGGTCCCTGATGTTACATACTTCACATTTAACTCTAGCATTGGTAATACTAATGTGGAGAGATGTAAGCAGGCTTGTTTAGGTGATTGTTCTTGCAAAGCAGCCGTGTTTCGTTACGGGTCGGATCCTTCTAACGGGGAATGCTTTTTGCCGAAGGAAGTGTTTTCGATCATGGACAATGACAAGGAAAAGACTCATTACAATTCTACTGCATTTCTCAAGGTGCAGAACAGGCGCTAa
- the LOC108220130 gene encoding cytochrome P450 CYP72A219-like isoform X2 — MRLEMQEVIISLCLVLLVITGWRTLNWVWIRPKRLEKILRKQGYRGNSYRLLFGDLKDLGAAKLRAKTSSISLSHDFLFRGAPTVYTATHKHGKKAFLWLGPKPLVYISEPDLVKEVLNKFHDFQKPRGGNPLSALLVTGLIDAEGDRWTKHRRIINPAFHLEKLKNMLPAFYLSCNDIMKKWEEMTSVEGQCEVDVWPYIETYTRDVISRTAFGSSYTEGSKIFELQNEQSELVMPLSQSVYLPGMRFLPTKRNKRIKEIHNEVSIALRSIINKRLKAMEAGECIQGDLLGILLQSNSEEIKANKNMKSGLSVDDIIEECKLFYLAGQETTSTLLVWTMILLSQHTEWQERAREEVLQTFGNRTPDIDGLNHLKILNMILLETLRLYPAGVVLGRSISEDTKLGGTILPGGILLHLPFILLHHDKEIWGNDAKEFRPERFSEGVLKATKGKAVFFPFSMGPRVCIGQNFAMLESKLAIAMILQRFSFVLSPSYIHAPYTIVTLHPQYGAPLTLKAL; from the exons ATGAGGCTTGAAATGCAAGAAGTGATTATAAGCTTGTGTCTGGTACTGCTGGTTATTACAGGATGGAGAACACTAAACTGGGTGTGGATAAGGCCTAAGAGGCTTGAGAAGATTCTGAGAAAGCAAGGCTATAGAGGAAACTCATACAGGCTTTTATTTGGTGACTTGAAAGATCTTGGTGCTGCTAAACTCAGAGCTAAAACAAGTTCTATCAGTCTCTCCCACGATTTTCTGTTTCGTGGGGCTCCCACTGTCTATACTGCCACTCATAAGCATG GGAAGAAGGCATTTTTATGGCTTGGACCAAAGCCACTGGTGTACATCTCTGAACCTGATCTAGTAAAAGAGGTGCTGAATAAATTTCATGACTTCCAGAAGCCGAGGGGAGGCAATCCTTTGTCAGCATTGCTTGTCACTGGACTTATAGATGCGGAGGGTGATAGATGGACCAAGCACCGCAGAATCATCAATCCTGCTTTCCATCTCGAGAAGTTAAAG AATATGCTGCCAGCCTTTTACTTAAGCTGCAACGATATCATGAAGAAATGGGAGGAAATGACATCTGTAGAAGGTCAATGTGAGGTAGATGTATGGCCTTATATCGAAACATATACTAGGGATGTCATTTCACGTACAGCATTTGGCAGTAGCTATACCGAAGGATCAAAGATATTTGAACTCCAGAACGAACAATCTGAGTTAGTAATGCCACTTTCGCAATCCGTCTACCTCCCTGGAATGAG ATTTTTGCCaaccaaaagaaacaaaaggatAAAGGAGATTCACAACGAGGTGAGCATTGCGCTGAGGAGTATCATTAACAAGCGTTTGAAGGCAATGGAAGCCGGAGAATGTATTCAGGGCGACTTATTGGGTATATTATTACAATCTAATTCTGAAGAAATTAAAGCAAATAAGAATATGAAATCTGGATTGAGCGTTGATGACATCATCGAAGAGTGTAAGCTCTTCTATTTGGCCGGACAAGAGACAACCTCAACTCTACTTGTTTGGACAATGATCTTATTGAGTCAGCATACAGAATGGCAGGAGCGCGCCAGAGAAGAGGTTTTGCAGACCTTTGGAAACAGAACACCGGATATCGATGGCTTAAATCACCTCAAAATT CTTAATATGATTTTGCTTGAGACCCTAAGATTATACCCTGCCGGGGTAGTCCTTGGTCGATCAATTTCTGAAGACACAAAATTAGGAGGTACAATCCTTCCAGGCGGAATACTACTACACCTGCCATTCATCCTATTGCATCATGACAAAGAGATTTGGGgaaatgatgctaaggaattcaggCCAGAGAGATTTTCCGAAGGCGTGCTCAAGGCAACAAAGGGGAAAGCAGTGTTTTTTCCTTTCAGCATGGGACCTCGGGTTTGCATTGGACAGAATTTCGCAATGCTGGAGTCCAAATTGGCAATAGCCATGATACTGCAACGCTTTTCGTTTGTGCTTTCGCCATCCTATATTCATGCTCCTTACACCATTGTTACTCTTCATCCTCAATATGGTGCTCCCTTGACTCTAAAAGCTTTATAG
- the LOC108220130 gene encoding cytochrome P450 CYP72A219-like isoform X1, protein MRLEMQEVIISLCLVLLVITGWRTLNWVWIRPKRLEKILRKQGYRGNSYRLLFGDLKDLGAAKLRAKTSSISLSHDFLFRGAPTVYTATHKHGKKAFLWLGPKPLVYISEPDLVKEVLNKFHDFQKPRGGNPLSALLVTGLIDAEGDRWTKHRRIINPAFHLEKLKNMLPAFYLSCNDIMKKWEEMTSVEGQCEVDVWPYIETYTRDVISRTAFGSSYTEGSKIFELQNEQSELVMPLSQSVYLPGMRLVPHIFSVLSFFFQDTTSTKPSSDLISYCRFLPTKRNKRIKEIHNEVSIALRSIINKRLKAMEAGECIQGDLLGILLQSNSEEIKANKNMKSGLSVDDIIEECKLFYLAGQETTSTLLVWTMILLSQHTEWQERAREEVLQTFGNRTPDIDGLNHLKILNMILLETLRLYPAGVVLGRSISEDTKLGGTILPGGILLHLPFILLHHDKEIWGNDAKEFRPERFSEGVLKATKGKAVFFPFSMGPRVCIGQNFAMLESKLAIAMILQRFSFVLSPSYIHAPYTIVTLHPQYGAPLTLKAL, encoded by the exons ATGAGGCTTGAAATGCAAGAAGTGATTATAAGCTTGTGTCTGGTACTGCTGGTTATTACAGGATGGAGAACACTAAACTGGGTGTGGATAAGGCCTAAGAGGCTTGAGAAGATTCTGAGAAAGCAAGGCTATAGAGGAAACTCATACAGGCTTTTATTTGGTGACTTGAAAGATCTTGGTGCTGCTAAACTCAGAGCTAAAACAAGTTCTATCAGTCTCTCCCACGATTTTCTGTTTCGTGGGGCTCCCACTGTCTATACTGCCACTCATAAGCATG GGAAGAAGGCATTTTTATGGCTTGGACCAAAGCCACTGGTGTACATCTCTGAACCTGATCTAGTAAAAGAGGTGCTGAATAAATTTCATGACTTCCAGAAGCCGAGGGGAGGCAATCCTTTGTCAGCATTGCTTGTCACTGGACTTATAGATGCGGAGGGTGATAGATGGACCAAGCACCGCAGAATCATCAATCCTGCTTTCCATCTCGAGAAGTTAAAG AATATGCTGCCAGCCTTTTACTTAAGCTGCAACGATATCATGAAGAAATGGGAGGAAATGACATCTGTAGAAGGTCAATGTGAGGTAGATGTATGGCCTTATATCGAAACATATACTAGGGATGTCATTTCACGTACAGCATTTGGCAGTAGCTATACCGAAGGATCAAAGATATTTGAACTCCAGAACGAACAATCTGAGTTAGTAATGCCACTTTCGCAATCCGTCTACCTCCCTGGAATGAGGTTGGTTCCCCACATTTTTTCTGTGCTTTCATTTTTCTTTCAGGATACCACAAGTACAAAACCTTCTAGTGACCTTATTTCGTACTGCAGATTTTTGCCaaccaaaagaaacaaaaggatAAAGGAGATTCACAACGAGGTGAGCATTGCGCTGAGGAGTATCATTAACAAGCGTTTGAAGGCAATGGAAGCCGGAGAATGTATTCAGGGCGACTTATTGGGTATATTATTACAATCTAATTCTGAAGAAATTAAAGCAAATAAGAATATGAAATCTGGATTGAGCGTTGATGACATCATCGAAGAGTGTAAGCTCTTCTATTTGGCCGGACAAGAGACAACCTCAACTCTACTTGTTTGGACAATGATCTTATTGAGTCAGCATACAGAATGGCAGGAGCGCGCCAGAGAAGAGGTTTTGCAGACCTTTGGAAACAGAACACCGGATATCGATGGCTTAAATCACCTCAAAATT CTTAATATGATTTTGCTTGAGACCCTAAGATTATACCCTGCCGGGGTAGTCCTTGGTCGATCAATTTCTGAAGACACAAAATTAGGAGGTACAATCCTTCCAGGCGGAATACTACTACACCTGCCATTCATCCTATTGCATCATGACAAAGAGATTTGGGgaaatgatgctaaggaattcaggCCAGAGAGATTTTCCGAAGGCGTGCTCAAGGCAACAAAGGGGAAAGCAGTGTTTTTTCCTTTCAGCATGGGACCTCGGGTTTGCATTGGACAGAATTTCGCAATGCTGGAGTCCAAATTGGCAATAGCCATGATACTGCAACGCTTTTCGTTTGTGCTTTCGCCATCCTATATTCATGCTCCTTACACCATTGTTACTCTTCATCCTCAATATGGTGCTCCCTTGACTCTAAAAGCTTTATAG